ggttcccagctggaaccaaaatataactgttttttccagcatgaaccgtgatgacatcactggatgtgtcattagtttggagaggaagtggagcacagcaatggaaaaggatacatcttcagaaaaaaatggactgaaaacaaatatctgcaataacagaacagatGCTCACAGGTAATCAATACGCTTCACCATCTTGCTTCTACTGATTACTcctgttgtgaattgtgcaacacAATCCTTTCATGATGCATcattgattacaatggttccccttaaaactggtgaaaacatgggctAGTTCACTAGCTGGCATCAAGGTtgaaagaatcctgaacagaaccggATCAAGAACCCGTTCCCCGTTCCCTGTTGATTGAAAAGGGGTTCCAAatgaggttcccttttgagtctggttcctctcaaggtttcttcttcatgtcatctcagggggtCTTTCTTTGCCATCATCGccttctggcttgctcattagggatacattttATAATTCATACAGTATATGtaaaatttatatatgatatttatatatttctgtaaaactgTTTTATGAAAATatccattgttaaaagtgttatgcaaatagaatagaatagaattggATTTACTTGGAATGTGGTGTTGGTTGTTGCAATGCCAAAACCTGTCAGTTACAGGGAAATTCTAGAACATGGTGCTTCAGTCAGGTTGCTGGACTGTGTTTTGGCAGTAGTGACTTGGTCATGATGAAGCCTCGGCACCGATTTGGAGATTTGTGGCTCAGCTCATTAGCTGATGACAAAAGCAGCACTATGCCATTGCTTGAGTGTCACACAGGAGCATTGAGAAATGATCCATTCACTCTAGCATTCTCTCCCCATTCACTCAGCCTCAAAGGACCCCCCCTTGGTTGCCCCAGAACCCTCCCCCTTCATCCTATCCTCAAACCTCAACCAAAAGCCTCTGACTCTGCCTTTGAGTTCATGCCATCCCTCGGTCCAGCAAGGCAGCATAACTGTCCTCACCTCTAATTCTGTGTCCTGAGCACATAAGGACATGTTTTAAATAACTTGCTGCTGGCCAAGCCATACTAAATGTAAATACATGTGTTAGGTGCATGCAAATCCCCCACTGACACTATGAATGGAGAATTACATGTTTCAATAACAAGTACGGTACATGGCAACAGTAGCCTTGTGTGGGATTTCAGGCAATGTCACAGTGGTCATTTGAATCTTTTCCCTTTAACTCGTCTCCACATGTTCTCGgacttttcaattttttttaaattcacaaacACTGAAATGAGTCTGAGAGCCTATCAGGAGCTACTCCGGCTCAGATATAAATCTGCAATGACACAACTACTCGGATAACAAATTACTAGAATAAGagtgtattcacacacacacacacacacacacacacacacacacacacaaacagcagcACATGATGATTCCAGAAATGTGTGTGGGCTATGAAATATTTGAGAGGCCCCTGGAATGCAGGAAGGATCTGAGGAGAATAGCTAGCAGGGACTTCCTTGTGACTCTTATTGTAAACAAGACGCTAAGCAATCTTTCGAAATGTGCTCGCTCACACACCATGGAGCCATGGAGCTGTTTGGACATGCACCAGTCTTGAATCTCTACTGTGAGGCACTGAGTCTAGACCAAGGTAGCcttgaatatgtgtgtgtatataaccgTGAAGTCAGTACACAGCTTAAGACACTGTGGCAAGAGACGAATCAATCCCCAGCAGTCATTAATCTCATTAATGTAGTCCTAGCAGACATGGAGGAACACCTGTCCCACCCCTAAACACAAGTGCGTCTCATACACAATATACACCTATTCGCCTTCCTGATCAGTTTAGAGAAAAGTCATCTTCAGCAATGCACAGACTTGGGGTTTTGTATCCCCTCAGAGAGCTAGAACTATAGCTTTGCTTAAGCCTTTCCTGGCTGCTCTGTCTCGTTGTTTTCGAGCCAGTTAACACAATCCAAACAAGTGTAAACACTGAACAAATACATAACATTGCATGGGACAAAGAGGAAAATGTTTCCCTTCATGCCATCGCCTACTCCATTCTTTTGTCTCTTTATACTGAGGGTCTTAAAAGCAGCCTGCAAGAGGCTTATAGATTGTAAGTTAAGTAATTATGCAGTCAAGTTCACATCTGTTAGGCCAAACGGTTGATGGGCCATGCAAAGAGCAAAGAGAAGAGTTGGGGGAGGAGTGAGAAAAAAATCAGGGAGAGGAGACAGTGATAGAAAAAGGGGGTTAGTGGACACAGGGTAGAGGAAAGGAGGGGTGGATATTGACAGGCATTAGAGTAGAGCAGCTTGGTTCAAGCCTGTGATTGGCTCTCGGTCTGGCAGCACTGTTGACTATGATGACCCATGGGACTCCCCCAAAGTCCCCAGGGCAGTTAGCGTAAGTGGAATGGCACTGTGATGAGCAGCTTGCATTACATAAACCAGCTTTTCAGCCGCACAAAGCAAATACAGCTTAGCCAAAGACGCCACAGACATCGCTCGACACAATTCTGTTCAAGTACAGTGCAAATAATTATGATACAACACATTTTtgataaaaaaaatctttaattcTGAAATGATTCATATTGTTGGTGCACATGACATTTCTTTCTTTTATGGACATCTTCTGTTTTCAAACAAAAATCGCTGCATAATTTTTTTCCAGTGAAACAAAATTCCGAAAAATTGACTTAATTTCAATTTAAATGACTAAAAGAAAGCCTACACCAGAGAAATGGCTGCTCCAAAGTCAGGTTGAGCAAAAATAAACCACCACAGCCTGCACAATGAAACTGCTTTCCAGGGCTATAAAGTGTCTGAAATCCCAAAAACCACCTGGAGCGGAGTGAGTCACAGTGCAGCGTCTGCAAACATACAgactcatacacatacacacaaatgcaTACATCCAGTGATGCACCTCTCTCCATGGGAGATTAAGGTTGTAAACACAGTGGTCTGTATTTAGATGAGGAAGAACAATGGCAGAAATAAAAGTGGAAGAAACCTATGAGTGAAAAGAAACTTCACTGTTTGAGGATGTAACATTGTTAGGTCCAATCGAAAACAAAAGGAGCCTCTTTGACTCAAACTCGTTAAAGTCGTTTTACGAAACACAAAAACAAGGTCTGCACTTGAGATGAGTGTGAGATGATGCACAGTACAGCAGATAAATCTATTATGACTATTTTGGAAGAAggtcagaagtgtgtgtgtgtgtgtgtgtgtgtgtgtgtgtgtgtgtgtgtgtctttgaggAGAGTGTGAGATGAAAAATTTCCCCTTACTCTTTCTCCCAGTTTTGatgaccccaccccaccccgctccTCTGTGCATGCCCTGCTAGAATCTATTCTGCCTGAGCGTCGTAGTTGGCACCACCAGCCTTCTTTAGCTCATTTCGGATGTAGTCTTCTTCCAGCTCCCGAAGATCGCTCACCATGAACTCTTTAGCAAAGTTCTACATAGAGAAAAGAAGGTCATGCCAAGAACTGCGTACGATGTTCACATTTCAGCTGAAGTTGTACACGTCATCAGTGATTACCATCCAGGTTAAGAAAACATTCAAATAAAGTAAAGAGATGCTCAGAGACCCACCTGACAGACATCTTTCACCAGTGTTTTGTCTGTGCTGATCTTAGCCCTCTGCAGTCCACTCACGTTCTCGCCGATCCAGGTGATGAGGGTGAACTTGGCCCGTTTGCTCATGGCATCTCCTGTTGTGATCCTCACGAAACCAAACAGACGGGCGTCGTCTAGAACAGGCAGCAGACATTAAGACATGGGACTATTCATGTGCTTGGTATATTTAAGGAGGGAAAGTGTTTCCTTATTTATGACCTTGAGAAATAAAGAGCAGAAGAATATCCTGGAGGAGGAGTCACAGGTGAAACTGATAAGAAATCTTGTATAAACAGAGGAAGAGGCAAAGGAATGACATATAACTTATAAATGCCAGAAGCATGAACATGGACACACTGCTGTCTTGTGAAAGCGACAAATCTCTAGACATGCATCCAACTCAAACAAGGGCGAGAGTAGTATTCAAGTCAAGAGACCGAAATGAAGAGAAGAATTTGGATTTCACCCCTAAATACTTGGCTCACTTAAGGATaacgtttttttttaatacactgcTCTCTTTCTTAGGAACTACCAGAGTACATTAACTGATTTTTAAGGATTTTTGGCACTGAGGGCCAAAGTTTTCATTAGAGCAGCTTTAATATTAGATCTGATTTGATCATCCTATGACTAACTAATACACTTAGAAATAATCATTTCTAATAGATTCAGCATCACCTTGCCTGAACGACACAGTAGACCCAGGTTAAGTTTACGCCCTGAGTAACACTTATTTCTCTGTAGATCTCACTATTAATCACATCACTCCGGTAGCTTTGGGAAACAAATGAATTTTCAAAAGCAAAGTTAAGACAAATTCAAATTTTTATGCGCTACAATGCAAATCGACGTCTGGTTACGTCATTATACATGACCTATACTCTTCAAACCACACTCAGCTTTACTGAAGGCATCCGATGTTCATTAGAGCCGTCTGTGAATTACGGTACATACAAACAATTATATATGGTGTGAAAATGAGATTTTGTTCATTTTTTAATTGGATATTGATTTATTTTCACCACTTTTGTCTGTCCCCCTAGGGGAACCACTAACGATTTGATCTAGAACCTGTGAACAGTGTTTCCGTGCTTGCTGAagaaaatgttatataatatactGACAAAATAGCTAGTGTTTCTACTCCAGGTTAAATGGCCGACAAAAGAGCTGAAGTAGATAAAATGCATGTTCAGGTCTTATCAGTTTGTGTCAGCCTTTTGTTCTGCACGAACCTGTGCCGGTCACTAATGGTTCCTGCCAAGAGACATTTGGCCCTTAAGAGAATTACACTTGCACCATGGCT
The genomic region above belongs to Neoarius graeffei isolate fNeoGra1 chromosome 6, fNeoGra1.pri, whole genome shotgun sequence and contains:
- the cotl1 gene encoding coactosin-like protein, producing the protein MATRIDKEACRDAYNLVRDDNSDINWAAFKYDGSTIVPAGHGTDYEEFKSQCTDDARLFGFVRITTGDAMSKRAKFTLITWIGENVSGLQRAKISTDKTLVKDVCQNFAKEFMVSDLRELEEDYIRNELKKAGGANYDAQAE